In Equus przewalskii isolate Varuska chromosome 6, EquPr2, whole genome shotgun sequence, one DNA window encodes the following:
- the LOC103550115 gene encoding LOW QUALITY PROTEIN: olfactory receptor 10D3 (The sequence of the model RefSeq protein was modified relative to this genomic sequence to represent the inferred CDS: deleted 1 base in 1 codon; substituted 1 base at 1 genomic stop codon), translated as MEKKNDSLVTEFILLGIPHTEGLETILFVLFLPFYACTLLGNLSILVAVLSSTXLHTPMYFFLGNLSVFDMSFSSVTCPKMLLYLMGLSPIISYKACVSQLFFFHFLGSIECFLYTVMAYDRFTAICNPLRYTVIMNPRICVALAVGTWLLGCIHSSILTLLTFILPYCGPNEVDHFFCDIPALLPLACADTSLAQKVSFTNVGLVSLICCLLILVSYTRITISILSISSTEGRHRAFSTCSAHLIAILCAYGPIITVYLQPTPNPMLETVVQILMNLVGPMLNPLIYTLRNKEVKTALKKILHRTNYVSES; from the exons ATGGAGAAGAAGAACGACTCACTGGTGACTGAGTTCATCCTTTTGGGAATACCACAcacagaggggctggagactatactttttgtcttgttcttgccCTTTTATGCCTGTACCCTGCTGGGAAATTTGTCTATCCTTGTGGCTGTTCTGTCTTCCACTTGACTTCACACACCCATGTATTTTTTCCTGGGGAATTTGTCTGTGTTTGACATGAGTTTCTCCTCTGTGACTTGTCCTAAAATGCTGCTCTACCTCATGGGATTGAGTCCCATCATTTCCTACAAGGCCTGTGTCTCCCAGCTcttcttcttccatttccttgGCAGCATTGAATGCTTCTTATATACTGTCATGGCCTATGACCGTTTTACTGCTATCTGC AATCCTCTGCGGTACACAGTTATCATGAACCCTAGAATCTGTGTGGCCCTGGCTGTGGGCACATGGCTGTTAGGGTGTATTCATTCTAGTATCTTGACTTTGCTCACCTTCATCTTGCCATACTGTGGTCCCAATGAAGTGGATCATTTCTTTTGTGATATCCCAGCACTCTTGCCCTTGGCGTGTGCTGATACATCCTTAGCCCAGAAGGTGAGCTTCACCAATGTTGGCCTAGTGTCTCTCATCTGTTGTCTCCTAATCCTTGTATCCTACACTCGAATCACTATCTCCATCTTGAGTATTAGTTCAACTGAGGGCCGTCACCGTGCCTTCTCCACATGCAGTGCCCACCTCATTGCCATCCTGTGTGCCTATGGGCCCATCATCACTGTCTACCTGCAGCCCACACCTAACCCCATGCTGGAAACTGTGGTTCAAATTCTGATGAATCTGGTAGGACCAATGCTGAACCCTTTGATCTATACTTTGAGGAATAAGGAAGTAAAAACAGCCCTGAAAAAAATATTGCACAGGACAAACTATGTTTCTGAGAGTTAg